The following proteins come from a genomic window of Vidua chalybeata isolate OUT-0048 chromosome 2, bVidCha1 merged haplotype, whole genome shotgun sequence:
- the GGACT gene encoding gamma-glutamylaminecyclotransferase isoform X2, which translates to MWIQCCSPTSTNAAFASTMARVFVYGTLKKGQPNYKHMINTAKGLAKFQGRGHTVEKYPLVIAGKYNIPYMLNIPGTGHHIAGEIYSVDEQMLQFLDEFEGCPDMYQRTLMRIQVVEWEGKGGAGEARAAADGVLECFVYSTATYPPEWVGLPYYDSYDSSGKHGLSYVLRESRE; encoded by the exons ATGTGGATACAGTGCTGCAGCCCTACTAGCACTAATG ctgcttttgcaAGTACAATGGCCCGTGTCTTTGTCTACGGCACACTCAAGAAGGGCCAGCCCAACTACAAGCACATGATCAACACAGCCAAAGGCCTAGCGAAATTCCAAGGAAGGGGCCACACGGTGGAGAAGTACCCGCTGGTGATTGCAGGGAAATACAATATTCCTTACATGCTGAACATCCCGGGGACAGGCCACCACATTGCTGGGGAGATTTACTCTGTCGATGAGCAGATGCTGCAGTTCCTGGATGAGTTCGAAGGCTGCCCAGACATGTACCAGCGCACCCTGATGAGGATCCAAGTGGtggagtgggaagggaagggcgGCGCAGGAGAGGCGCGGGCAGCGGCCGACGGCGTCCTGGAGTGCTTCGTGTACAGCACAGCCACGTACCCGCCCGAGTGGGTCGGGCTCCCCTACTATGACAGTTACGACTCCTCGGGGAAGCACGGCCTCTCCTACGTCCTACGGGAAAGCCGGGAATAG
- the GGACT gene encoding gamma-glutamylaminecyclotransferase isoform X1 codes for MTVDEAGSAQSVTTAAFASTMARVFVYGTLKKGQPNYKHMINTAKGLAKFQGRGHTVEKYPLVIAGKYNIPYMLNIPGTGHHIAGEIYSVDEQMLQFLDEFEGCPDMYQRTLMRIQVVEWEGKGGAGEARAAADGVLECFVYSTATYPPEWVGLPYYDSYDSSGKHGLSYVLRESRE; via the exons ATGACTGTGGATGAGGCAGGCTCTGCCCAGTCAGTGACCACAG ctgcttttgcaAGTACAATGGCCCGTGTCTTTGTCTACGGCACACTCAAGAAGGGCCAGCCCAACTACAAGCACATGATCAACACAGCCAAAGGCCTAGCGAAATTCCAAGGAAGGGGCCACACGGTGGAGAAGTACCCGCTGGTGATTGCAGGGAAATACAATATTCCTTACATGCTGAACATCCCGGGGACAGGCCACCACATTGCTGGGGAGATTTACTCTGTCGATGAGCAGATGCTGCAGTTCCTGGATGAGTTCGAAGGCTGCCCAGACATGTACCAGCGCACCCTGATGAGGATCCAAGTGGtggagtgggaagggaagggcgGCGCAGGAGAGGCGCGGGCAGCGGCCGACGGCGTCCTGGAGTGCTTCGTGTACAGCACAGCCACGTACCCGCCCGAGTGGGTCGGGCTCCCCTACTATGACAGTTACGACTCCTCGGGGAAGCACGGCCTCTCCTACGTCCTACGGGAAAGCCGGGAATAG
- the GGACT gene encoding gamma-glutamylaminecyclotransferase isoform X3, giving the protein MARVFVYGTLKKGQPNYKHMINTAKGLAKFQGRGHTVEKYPLVIAGKYNIPYMLNIPGTGHHIAGEIYSVDEQMLQFLDEFEGCPDMYQRTLMRIQVVEWEGKGGAGEARAAADGVLECFVYSTATYPPEWVGLPYYDSYDSSGKHGLSYVLRESRE; this is encoded by the coding sequence ATGGCCCGTGTCTTTGTCTACGGCACACTCAAGAAGGGCCAGCCCAACTACAAGCACATGATCAACACAGCCAAAGGCCTAGCGAAATTCCAAGGAAGGGGCCACACGGTGGAGAAGTACCCGCTGGTGATTGCAGGGAAATACAATATTCCTTACATGCTGAACATCCCGGGGACAGGCCACCACATTGCTGGGGAGATTTACTCTGTCGATGAGCAGATGCTGCAGTTCCTGGATGAGTTCGAAGGCTGCCCAGACATGTACCAGCGCACCCTGATGAGGATCCAAGTGGtggagtgggaagggaagggcgGCGCAGGAGAGGCGCGGGCAGCGGCCGACGGCGTCCTGGAGTGCTTCGTGTACAGCACAGCCACGTACCCGCCCGAGTGGGTCGGGCTCCCCTACTATGACAGTTACGACTCCTCGGGGAAGCACGGCCTCTCCTACGTCCTACGGGAAAGCCGGGAATAG